A window of Ignavibacterium sp. contains these coding sequences:
- a CDS encoding TolC family protein yields the protein MKNKLIFNLLGLILFISPSFSQNRILNLDDAINIALENNRDIKLAKMTVEKAGAAVDEAFGYALPSLDLNGTFTHFLRKPKMPFPDFGALLKNATYSILFDENVIPRDNNKFVPVETQLQSFAQSNNYEAQLLLTQTLFSSTVFRGIGASRIYYNLSKAELNNTISKTVLSVQTTFYGVLLAKQLYEITNASFLNAQDNLRNVKALFDQGLVSEFDMLQAEVQVENIRPLVLQMENTLKSAKDGLKVLLGIPQEEPIDITGEIVYTPEELPDEFDLISEALQSNFGLKSLDLKKQVDEAFVQIDVSEYWPNIAAFGSYSYAGSSDKWNFQNYSSLTVGLSFSINLWKGNRTKNRVEQSTITYKQTEEQMNLYKDFLVTQVRAKYSELKRVQTLVDAQNKNVKVAERAYEIAKVRYKEGTGSQLEIQNADIALKQARTNYIQSVHSYLVTKFEMDQLLGRTNQEYLLKYETE from the coding sequence ATGAAAAATAAACTGATCTTTAATTTACTTGGACTCATTCTGTTTATCTCTCCATCATTTTCCCAAAACAGGATATTAAATCTCGACGATGCAATTAACATCGCTCTTGAAAACAATCGTGATATCAAGCTGGCAAAAATGACCGTTGAAAAAGCTGGTGCTGCTGTTGATGAAGCATTTGGATATGCGCTTCCAAGTCTTGATTTAAATGGAACATTCACTCACTTTTTGCGCAAACCCAAAATGCCTTTCCCGGATTTCGGAGCTTTATTAAAAAACGCAACCTACTCAATATTATTTGACGAAAATGTTATTCCGAGAGATAACAACAAATTCGTTCCGGTTGAAACACAACTTCAATCATTTGCGCAATCAAATAACTATGAAGCACAACTGCTTCTTACTCAAACTCTGTTCAGCTCAACTGTGTTTCGTGGAATTGGTGCTTCAAGAATTTATTATAATTTATCAAAAGCAGAATTGAATAATACAATTTCAAAAACTGTTTTATCAGTTCAGACAACTTTTTATGGTGTGTTACTCGCAAAACAACTCTATGAAATAACCAACGCAAGTTTTCTGAATGCGCAGGATAATCTCAGAAATGTTAAAGCACTATTTGACCAGGGACTTGTATCTGAATTTGATATGCTTCAGGCAGAAGTTCAGGTTGAAAATATTCGTCCTCTTGTTTTACAAATGGAAAACACTTTGAAGAGTGCAAAAGATGGTTTGAAAGTTTTACTTGGTATTCCACAGGAAGAACCAATTGATATAACAGGAGAAATTGTTTATACACCCGAAGAACTTCCTGATGAATTTGATTTGATTTCAGAAGCGCTTCAATCAAATTTTGGTTTGAAAAGTCTTGATCTGAAAAAACAAGTTGATGAAGCATTCGTTCAGATTGATGTTTCTGAGTATTGGCCAAACATTGCAGCATTCGGAAGTTATTCTTATGCTGGCTCATCTGATAAATGGAATTTTCAGAATTATTCCTCTCTTACGGTTGGTTTAAGTTTTTCAATCAATCTTTGGAAAGGTAACAGAACAAAAAACCGTGTTGAGCAATCAACAATTACTTACAAGCAAACCGAAGAACAGATGAATCTTTACAAAGATTTTCTTGTAACGCAGGTAAGAGCAAAGTACAGCGAGTTAAAACGGGTTCAGACACTTGTTGATGCTCAGAACAAAAATGTTAAAGTTGCAGAGCGCGCTTACGAAATTGCAAAAGTAAGATATAAAGAAGGAACGGGAAGCCAATTAGAAATTCAGAATGCTGATATTGCTTTGAAACAAGCGCGAACAAATTATATTCAATCTGTTCACAGTTATCTTGTTACAAAATTTGAAATGGATCAACTTCTTGGAAGAACTAACCAGGAATATTTATTAAAGTACGAAACAGAATAA